Within Ralstonia pickettii DTP0602, the genomic segment TCCAATCCCCCCTGGGCCGCCGCCCAGCCACCTGCCGCCATGCCCGAGCGCAAGCGCCTCACCCTCAAAGACCTGGCTGCCGAGATCGACGTGCATTACTCGACCGTCTCGCGAGTGATGAACCCGGCCACGCGGCACCTGGTGGCGGAAGAGGTGGCGGCACGCATCCTGGAAGTTGCCGAAGCGCGCGGCTTCCGCCCCAATCGCATCGCGGCGGGCTTGCGTACCCAGCGCTCCGGACTGGTGGGCGTGGTGCTGCCCGACATCGCCAACCCCGTGTTCCCGCCGATCCTGGCCGGGATCGAATCCGTGCTGGCCCAGCAAGGCTACGTGCCGATCGTGGTCAATGCCGGCACCGACAAGACCCGCCAGCGCTTCGTGATCGACCAGATGCTGGGACGGCAGGTTGAAGGGCTGGTGCTGGCCACCGCGGAACGGGAGGATCCGATCCTCGACTACTGCCTGAAACAGCATATCCCGGTGGTCATGGTCAACCGGGGCGAAGGTACCGGCGGGGTCTCGTGCGTGGTGAGCGACAACCTGCTGGCCATGCGGCAGACGGTCGACCACCTGGTCGGGCTGGGCCATCGCCATATCGGGCATATTGCCGGGCCGGCGTCGCTGTCCACCGGCTATCTGCGTCGCGAAGGTTTTATCCAGGCGGTCAAGCGGCACCGGCTGCGCCGCGGTGAATGGCAGGTGGTGGAAGCGGCCAGCTATTCGCGCGAAGCCGGGCGGATTGCCTGTGAGCAACTCTTCGAGGCATTCCCCGGGATGACCGCCATCGCTGCCGGCAACGACCTGGTGGCGATGGGCTGCTACGACTTCCTGCGTGAACGTGGCTTGCGTTGTCCCGATGACGTTTCGATCGTGGGGCATAACGACATGCCATTCGTCGACGCGCTGACGCCGCCGCTGACGACGGTGCGGATTGCCGTGCACGAGATGGGCGAGGAAGCGGCCAGGCTACTGCTGCGCAAGATCGAGAAGCCGGCGTCGGATGCCGTGACGGTGCAATTGACGCCGGAGCTGATCGTGCGCGGCTCTACGGCGAAGCCGGGTTCACGCGTGGTCTGAGCCTGTAGCGCAGAAGAAGTCAGTCAACCTGTTGCCGTCGACTTCGACCAGCTGATCGAGGCGCAAGGTCTCGCCCGAGCTGAGCGAGAGATACTCAGCGCCATCCCGGCTGTACACGTCATGGATGATCGCAGTGCGTTGCCGCAATGCGCCATCGTCGTCGTGGAAGCTGATGGACGCCGGCCTGCGTACGGTCGCGAGCGCCTCAAGCACATCATGGAACTCGCAGCTGATCGGGTTGTAGTGGGTGGCATTGCTGCTCATGATCGTGGCTCCAGCCGGTTGCTCCGCGACTCGCCATCGAACGAGTCGCGATAGTTGGATTGGTGGCTCTCGCGAAGGCTTCGTGCGCCGGGACAACACCTCATTCCTCGGCCTTCACGGAGTCGACGAGATTGTCGCGTAGCGTGGCGACTGCCTTCTGGATGCCCGCGAACTCGTCCGGTGTCAGCCCGGTTGCTTCGGCGAGGCCGGTTTCCAGGCGTTTTTCGCGCAGCCGCCGGCCGCTCTTGGTCAGCGTGACCCGCACCTGGCGCTCGTCCTCGGGATCGCGCTGTCGCTCGACATAGCCCATCGCCTCCAGCTTCTTCAGGATCGGGGTGAGGGTGTTCGATTCGAGAAACAGCTTCTCGCCCAGGCTGCCGACGGTCTGATGGTCTTGCTCCCATAGCGCCACGATGGTGATGTATTGCGTATAGGTCAACCCAAGCTGCTCCAGGATTGGCTTGTATGCCTTGCCGAACGCCAGGTTGGCGGAATAGACGGCAAAACACAGGAAGTCGGAGAGCGTCGGGTTCGCGGCGGCCGCCTTGTCGGTCGATTTCATGGGCTTCCTCTCTGGGCAAAGGCTGGTGGGTTCGCAAGAGCCCATTATAGATCGGATGCGATTTTATCGGAGGTGTACTAAATTACTGCGGCGATGCCGCGTGCCGCTCTGCGCGCCAGTGCCGGCCGGGCCACCACCCGTTCAGGGGCGGTGGCATACGGCGTGGGCCCGGTAGCGCTGCCATTGCCGAGCCATCAGCCGTGGGCCCCATCGTAGTACGGGCTGCGGGCATCGTGGACGGAGCGCGCACCGTCGGTGTAAGTGTCGTGCACGCCGCTCACCGAACGCGCGCCGTCAAAGTACGGGTTCCGCGCGCTGGTGACCGAACGGGCACCGTCCGTGAACGGGTCGCGCGCGCCCGCTTGGGAGATTCCGGCGGCCTGCGCACTGGCAGCGGCGGCAAGCAGTGCGACGGTGAAGACAAAACGCTTGGCGATGTTGGCGGTCATGATGGTTTCCTTCAGGTTCGTGTCAAGTTGTGCGCGGCCGGGGCCGCGCGGAAGAGCTTGTTGCGTGATCGTATGCGATTTAATCGCATACGATCAATTTGCAAATGTCAAAGAAGCTGGTCGATGTTCAGGGCCAGGCAGTACATCACGCGGTGACTACGTTCAGGGCCACGTCGATATTGCCTCGCGTCGCCTTCGAGTACGGGCAGATTTCATCGGCGGCGTGCGCGATGGCCGTCGCCACGTCGTGCGCGACGCCCGGCAAGCGGACATTGAAGCGCGCCTGCAGGAAGTACTCCTTTCCGGTCTGGCCCAGGTCGACCTCGATTTCGACGGACAGGTCAGGCGGAAGCGTCACCTTCTTCTCCTTGGCCACGAGCCCGATCGCGGCGATGTAACAGGCCGACCATGCCCCGGCGAACAGTTGCTCCGCAGTCGGGTGCGACTGGATGCCGGCAAAGACGTGGGCCGGCTCGGCGCTGCCGGGCGACGAGAGTTTGATGTCAACGCTGTCGCGGCCAGCGTCGCTCAGCGTGGTGTGGGTTTTGCCGGTCAGGAGGACTTTGTCGATCTTGCTCATGGATGATCCTTAAAGGTGGTTGAGTCGTTTATTTATATCGCGTGAGATTAAATCGGATGCGATGGAATGAATGATGGTGCATGAGCGGATCGATGTCAAGGAGAAAAACGCAGGCAAGTTGTAACAGGCTCAACGGCTCATCCAAGACGGCAGGAGGTGGCGGCGGAAGCATCCCCGTCCGGCGGAAGTAGAATTCCCGGATGTTCCCCACCCAGGTCGGACCGCGTCACCTGACCCTGATCCGTTGCCGATCCCCGAGCCATGCGAATTCCACCGATGAAGGCAATCGTCGCCTTCGAAAGCGTTGCCAGGACAAAAAGCGTCAGCCGGGCGTCGGAGGAGTTGGGCCTGACGGCGTCCGCCGTCAGCCATCAGATCAGCAATCTCGAGGACGCGATCGGGCAGGCGCTCTTCTTCCGGCAGGGACGTGGCCTGGTCCTGACGCCGGTGGGCGAGCAGTACCTGCGCGACATCACCGGGGCGCTGGCGGAACTGAACCGCGCGACCGAGCGCGCTTCCAGCCAGTCCGACGTCCAGATCCTGCGCGTGCATTCGAGCCCGAGCTTCGGCCTGATGTGGCTGCTGCCGCGGCTGGAATCGTTCCAGGCAGACAACGGAGACATCCAGCTGAACCTGTCCTGCTCGTACGAGGACGTCTCCTTCACGAGCGGGTACTACGACGTCGACATCCGCCACGGCTATGCCCACTGGCGTGACCTGCAGGTCAGGACGCTGCGCAAGGAGACGATTACCCCGCTGGCCTCGCCGGCCTACCTCGCCAGGCATGCGATCCAGTCGCCGGCCGATCTGCTGGCGCAGCGCCTGATCTATTCGGAGACGCCGCTGGTCCAATGGCAGCAGTGGTTCCCCCGCTTCGGTGTCCCCACCGACCGCAAGACGTTCGATTTCACCTTCGATCGCTCCTACATGTCGCTGGAGACGGCCGCCCTGGGACTCGGCGTGGCCCTCGAAAGCACGCTGCTGGCGTCGGTCCTGATCCGCAAGGGGGCGCTCGTGCCGGTGTTCGATGCATCCCATGCAGTCGAGGTCGGCAGCCACCATCTGGTCTATCCGGCACAGAACGCCGACCTTCCGCGCGTCGAGCGGTTTCTGGCCTGGGTGGAGCGGCAGTTGCCCGGCTGAATCCGTCCATAACGCGCCGCTTTCCGGCGCGAAGTGTCGTGTGAGGCGCGCATGAGCAGGCGCCGTGACGCATGCTCACCTGAAAATTTCTCAGCAATACCTGAGCCAGACCGCGTTGATCGCAAAGCCTACAGCGACAAAACTTGACCCATCAAATCATCAACAGTCAGGAGACAAAAGATGCTGGTCGAGAACAATGTCGTCATCATCACGGGGGCCGCTTCGCCGCGCGGCATCGGTAAGGCTGCGGCGAGGGCATTTGCCGCGCAGGGGGCCACGGTGGTCATCCTGGACCTGCGGCAGGAGGACGCCGAGGCGGCGGCGCGGGAACTGGGCGAGCAGCATTTCGGCCTGGCCTGCGACGTGACCGACAAGGCGGCCTGCGAGCGGGCGGCGCAGGCGGTGGTGCAGCGTTATGGCCGCATCGACGCGTTGATCAACAACGCCGGCATCACCCAGCCGGTGCGCACGCTGGACATCCAGGCGGCCAACTTCGACGCCGTGGTCGACGTCAACCTGCGCGGCACCCTGTACATGTCGCAGGCGGTCCTGCCGCAGATGAAGGAGCAGAAGCGCGGCAGCATCGTGTGCATGTCATCGGTCTCCGCCCAGCGCGGCGGCGGCATCTTCGGCGGCCCGCACTACAGCGCCGCCAAGGCCGGCGTGCTGGGGCTGGCCCGTGCCATGGCGCGGGAGTTCGGACCCGATGGAATACGCGTCAATTCGATCACGCCCGGCCTGATCCAGACCGACATCACCGGCGACAAGCTCACCCCCGAGATGCGCGCCGACATCATCAAGGGCATCCCCCTGGGCCGCCTGGGCAACGCCGCCGACGTGGCTAACGCCTGCATCTTCCTGGCGAGCGACCTGTCCGCCTACCTGACCGGCATCACGCTCGACGTCAACGGCGGCATGCTGATCCACTAATCTT encodes:
- a CDS encoding LacI family transcriptional regulator (K02529: lacI, galR; LacI family transcriptional regulator) — its product is MAYSNPPWAAAQPPAAMPERKRLTLKDLAAEIDVHYSTVSRVMNPATRHLVAEEVAARILEVAEARGFRPNRIAAGLRTQRSGLVGVVLPDIANPVFPPILAGIESVLAQQGYVPIVVNAGTDKTRQRFVIDQMLGRQVEGLVLATAEREDPILDYCLKQHIPVVMVNRGEGTGGVSCVVSDNLLAMRQTVDHLVGLGHRHIGHIAGPASLSTGYLRREGFIQAVKRHRLRRGEWQVVEAASYSREAGRIACEQLFEAFPGMTAIAAGNDLVAMGCYDFLRERGLRCPDDVSIVGHNDMPFVDALTPPLTTVRIAVHEMGEEAARLLLRKIEKPASDAVTVQLTPELIVRGSTAKPGSRVV
- a CDS encoding short-chain dehydrogenase: MLVENNVVIITGAASPRGIGKAAARAFAAQGATVVILDLRQEDAEAAARELGEQHFGLACDVTDKAACERAAQAVVQRYGRIDALINNAGITQPVRTLDIQAANFDAVVDVNLRGTLYMSQAVLPQMKEQKRGSIVCMSSVSAQRGGGIFGGPHYSAAKAGVLGLARAMAREFGPDGIRVNSITPGLIQTDITGDKLTPEMRADIIKGIPLGRLGNAADVANACIFLASDLSAYLTGITLDVNGGMLIH
- a CDS encoding MarR family transcriptional regulator, yielding MKSTDKAAAANPTLSDFLCFAVYSANLAFGKAYKPILEQLGLTYTQYITIVALWEQDHQTVGSLGEKLFLESNTLTPILKKLEAMGYVERQRDPEDERQVRVTLTKSGRRLREKRLETGLAEATGLTPDEFAGIQKAVATLRDNLVDSVKAEE
- a CDS encoding LysR family transcriptional regulator; the protein is MRIPPMKAIVAFESVARTKSVSRASEELGLTASAVSHQISNLEDAIGQALFFRQGRGLVLTPVGEQYLRDITGALAELNRATERASSQSDVQILRVHSSPSFGLMWLLPRLESFQADNGDIQLNLSCSYEDVSFTSGYYDVDIRHGYAHWRDLQVRTLRKETITPLASPAYLARHAIQSPADLLAQRLIYSETPLVQWQQWFPRFGVPTDRKTFDFTFDRSYMSLETAALGLGVALESTLLASVLIRKGALVPVFDASHAVEVGSHHLVYPAQNADLPRVERFLAWVERQLPG